A segment of the Lycium barbarum isolate Lr01 chromosome 7, ASM1917538v2, whole genome shotgun sequence genome:
TTCTAAGATATTTTAGGTCCTTCACGACAAGCTTCATTCCATGTGATATCTAGTTTGTCCCCCTTTAACACCTTCATCCAGTAGCTGCTAGATAATCGCAACAAAATTTCTTTTAATTTCGGGTTGGTGATTGTCTATTTTGCTCAAATTCAGATGGCAGCCGTGGCAGCACTATGCGTGCAATACGAGGCTGAATTCCGTCCAAATATGAGTATAGTTGTCAAAGCTCTTCAACCACTGCTGAAAGTTCCTGCTGCACCTGCTCCAGAAATATAGGGAGCCTATTTTCGCTTGCTTGTTTTGGAATTTCTACTACTAATTTGCACTGTTTTGTGGTATATCATGCCAAGATTTCATTTGTTGATAGAAACAAAAACAAGACTTCAAAATTTTCCCCATATTTGAAACTGGTGTGTAGGGTTGATTGCTTAACTTACATGGTGAGATTGTTGAGGATTTCCCTGAGAACTGAGGGGTGTCTATAATTTTTCTCTAAAAGAACACCTGGGGTCTGTCCTATCAATTTGTTCATTATATTTGTACTTAATGTTGTTGTATTATATTTATGATTTATATTAAACAGATTGGACCTCAAATTTGGCACTTCATCATTCCTTTTGTTGCACCTGATTTTTGGGAGATAAATAAATCTAATAGGTGAATTTGTTTTTTAGAGGAACACAAAATGTAGATGGATAACTAGAACATTGACAAAGTAATTTAGTGGTAAAGGGCAGCGCTTCAAGTGACTTGTTAGGGGAGTCAAAGAGCAAAGAAACGGGAGAAATGAATTTTTGGTTATTTACAAATTTTTAGAATCCCTAACTTATATTTTATCTACTAATAATAAGATTATTGTATTAAATTACACCTTATTAATACTAACTACTAaaaagttattattattattattattattattattattacagatGTGTAGTATTTTATTAATACAAAGAAGCTCATCGGAAATCAATTTGAAGGGGAAAAGACCAACCAATTCGGCCAAATGAGCCTatgccgtttttttttttttttttagtttattttagcCCAAAGACCTAATTCATAAGACTATTCTAATCTTAGCGCCTTTTGGTCCATTCTTAAATCCACGGTAGAGAAGCTGAAAAACTTTACCTGGTGGCACAGTTAGGCCATCTGGAAGTGGGAGGAATCCAAAATGTTGCTTCGAAGTTTTGCATCCAGATCTGGGTGGTGTTTGTTTTGAAGTTGTGAGTTTGACAgcttatttcttaaatttctgtTTAAAGTGTTTGATTGAGATTCTGCCCAAAACATGTGTTTTAGACTTGGATTTTTTTTAGTTCAAAGGATTTTTTTTAGTTCAATTTTTCCTTTATATTAAAGGGAATCCAGTTTTATGGTGTGTTTATAGTTTCTCGGATTTCTGATCTCTCTCCTCTTTCCCAATTTGTGCAACTGGTACAAACCAAgaagaaaaacaacttttcaaaCATACTATTCTGGGTAATTTCCCTGACCAAAGATATCATGTATTTATTGTCATCAAAAGATATCATGTACTGTTATTTAGGAATACAATTTTTGAttaaaaatggtatcagagccaagtatGAGTGGCTAAAAGTCTCATACATTCCTAGGGTTCTATCGAAATCCTGTTATAATCTAGTATGTTCTCATATTGTTAAAAGATCAGTTTTACTGTTCATCTTCCTTAGAGCTTTGATAACTTTATTCTCTTGGTCTAGATACAGTTAAAACCATTTTCGAGTCTTTAGTGTGAGGTCGCCGATTAATCTCCGGCTAAGACGTTGGCAAGCCTGAAACAGCCATAGTGCCCACAAGACTAGGAGTGTCGCAGAGGCCATAGGCATTTGGTGTTCCCGTCCCCAAGACCACATAAGATAGAAAAAGGTTTATACAGTTGTGACATTGGAGAAACAAGTTATACAGATCTAAGAAAGATAAATAGTAACTCTATGCTAATTACAATAGTAGAACAAAACGGATAACAAAGAAAGTAGACATACCCCTATAGGATAGTAGCACTTAAACAAATACTCTTTCTGAGAAAAAGGATATTACTTTCATAAATATGGAAAATTTATTCGGAGAATTATTTGAAGAAATACTCCTTTTAAATCCTCAAGAACAAAACCTTAAAGGTTTTAACAGAATAAAATATTATAATAATTTTAAATGGAAATTCTATTTTCAAAAAAGAGATCTATTATTTTATATAGGTTTCTTCCAAGAAGAAATAAATATCAAAATCCCGTTTATGAATCCTAGAATCCGGGAACTTTATAACAAAGAAGATCCCTGAAGGAATTTTTTAgtttttatgatatttttacaggagaattttattttttacacataagagacCTGAAAAAAATACATAAGAGATTTGAAAAAGGCATTTTCTTCTATTTAAATTGTAAGAAGGCAAGAGATTCTATTTCCACAATCCTATGTCCAAAAAAGCCGAGGCATGTGTGATGTGGACACTGCCTCAATGGTAGAGTTTTTTTCTTTTACCACTATAAACTGTAGTACTATTTGAGTATCATCTACGGATTTTTTACGGGAAAATGAAATCTCTTGACCTTTtataatttgaatagaagaaaatgacttTTTCAAATCTCTTATGTGAGTTTTTCAAATCTGTTACGTGTAAAAATGAAATCTCTTGTAAAAGGTTCataaaactaaataaaaaataaaaaattaagggCTAAATATCGAAAATTATTACTTCGTAGACAGGCTTCCTTATATTCTCAACCCAGTTCTATATTTACGTTGAAGCCAAAGCATTGGATGTTTTGTAACACAAGAATTCATGCCAAGTTAGAATAATAATAAAAGTCTAAGAGTGTTTTGACCAAATTGATCAAACTTCTCAAATCGTGGACTTCTTTTGCCGTTATCAATTTGTTTTTTCCGCCTCTTATGCAATAACTTCGAACATACTTTTCTTCAATACAGGCTCTAGCTAGGACCATTCAATACTCATGTGATATTTTTACTATTACTTCGTATTTGACGGTAATATAATTTTATAAATAATCAAATATAAAACATTTTCTACATAAAGAGGcaaaaaatgaatatttttattaattatagaTTACACAAAGAACAAAAGCAAAATTTATCAATAAACTTAAAAGACCAAAAGTGCTACTCTAGACTCATGTGATGTAGTTTAattgggcacggagtttaagaaataaaggaaatttTTTAAATCTTATGGTTTAAAACAAGTCAAAGATACTTGTGTCGTTATAAATCAGAAAacgtatcattcttttttagactgactaaaaaaaaagtgtatcATATATATTAGGACAGATGGAATATTATCAAAGATCGGAatttaggggtcatttggtataCAGATTAAATTATCCTAGGCTTATAATCCCAGAATTATAatttcgggactaatttatcccatctgggAGATGGAATAAAATATTCCCAAGGTtagtgggataaggtgggatatcccatcCTTAAGATTGTGCTTcgttttatactttgtttggtagaAGATTTAAATTTATACCTTTTATCAAATATGAGACAAAATTAATACCAAAATTAGTATTGGGATATCCCAACTTATACCAAAATTGGGGGTCGTTTGGTACATAGTATAAGTTGGGATATTCTAACACTAACTTTGATATTAATTTTATATCATATTTGATAGAAGGAGATAACTTTATACGTTCTAccaaataaagtataaaatgaAGCACAATCTTTAAGGATACAATATCACACCTTATGCCATGTACCAAAACGTACCGGGTTGTGACTTGGGCTCTGATTCTTAACGGGCCTAATAAACAGTATACAACAGTTaccccattatatatatatatatatatatatagtgtcaaCAACCTTAGCAATTTAGTTTCTTCTCTCATTCACTGTCGGGCTTCAGATCTTGGTGAGTTCTCTCTCGCTTTAACATTGTTTTACATAGTCATTGGTTTGGGTCAGATAGAAATGAATAGTTGAACTCATTTCTCACATATATCATTGTTGTTTTCTTGTGATTTTTTTACATGTTAATGTATACGTTTCTCTTGTTTAATTTGAGCTAGACCCAATGGACCTAAGAAACTCCAATTTTCTTCATTGGAACAAAGACCCCTAGTTGAAAGATTGATGAAAGATTTGTTCTTTGTTTGATTTGACCCAAATAGAGCAACAACATACCCACTAGGTGGTGGGGTTAGAGTGTACGCAGAGGCGGATCCagtatttaaattttatgggttcaatctatagatttttagcattgaacccattatatttttaaagttaggggttcatatTTACtgtttattgcaattttaataattttttacacataaatttaggctCCGCGTTCGAAGTTTGGGGTTCAGTTGAGCCCCAACCTTATAGGCTACATACGCCTCTGAGTGTACGTAGactttacccctaccttgtgacgGGTAGGGAagctgtttctgatagacccccCGGCTTTTTCAAGGAGAGATGAAAAAGCATCAGTGGTAATAAACATTAATAATAAGCAGTAATAGTAGCAAAATAATAAGATAACGAAGTGAAAGAGCAAAATGAGTACATAAGGTTTATTCagtaaaacacaaaaaaaaaaatattgttactTGGATCGTCAATACTGTGTTTGCTAATATTTCTGATTATCCACTGTTCCTTGTGATTTTAGCTAGTTAAATATGTGTGTTTTTGTTTGATTTTGGGCTCAAGTGGTATGGAGTAGCTACAAAGAACATATAGCTGACACCCATTTTCACATTTAGTTGTTTCTGCTGATTTAATATATGTTTTTTCGTTTAATTTGCACTATAATAGACAGATGTAGCTACAGAGGAACTACAGTTTTCTTCATTGAAACACAGAGGCCTAGTTgatttattgatgaaatatttgTTCTTTGTTTGATTTGGCGTTAATAGAGCGAAATGTATATAGAGGTTTTGTATAGTCATTGGTTTTGCTCAGATAGAAATGAGTAGTTTCAAAGTACCCAATTTTTTGCTATATTATTGTTTCTTGTGTCTTTTACAAGTTAAAACATATGTTCTTCGTCTAATTTGGGGCTGAATAGACCTAAATGGTTACAGAATAATAAAATTTAAGAGAGAAAAATTGGAAACCACCGTTAATTAAGAGAAAATTTAAATCATTCTTTCAACCTTTTTTTGTTGCATCATCTTTTAAAACCAACACAAATGAAGAAGGATAACATAGATGGAGAGTTTACCTTAATTTCCCTCGTTGTTAATCCATGTTTAGTGAGTTTTAGTTGGCTAATCAGTGATCCAAGTATAAATTTTAGACACCCAATTGTAGTTGCTGAAATATGCAACATGATATCAATTTGTTGAGACGTGTTGATGTGATGCTGTATTCTTTTACTATTGCAGTAAGAGTTGCATTATAATCAAGCAATGGCTGTTGCATTCCACAACCTTAACTCTGCTTCTGGGCTCAAGAAGCTTGATGAGTACCTCTTGACTCGCAGTTACATCTCTGGGTGAGTTACTCTTGTGACTTTTATTGCTAAGAAGATGTACCCTCTGAAGGTGTTTTAATTCAAATGCTGATATTTATTGTGTAATCCATGTGTCAGGTACCAAGCCTCAAAGGATGATATCACTGTGTATTCATCTCTGGCAAAGGCCCCATCAGCTGAATATGTTAATGCATCTAGGTGGTATAAGCACATTGATGCACTTCTGAGAATCTCGTAAGTTCAAGAGCTTATTAACTTTGTATTTTCCTGTAACATGTTGACTATATCAATTGTATTTTTAGGGGTTCTTTGGTTCATGTGATAAGTTGGGATATCCTAGGATTAAGTTTGGGATTATACCTTcaaccaaacaaagtataaatttAATCCCAAACTTAGTCCTGGATATCCCATCAAACTTGGTGTTATGTTATTTCACCTCTCaggtgggataaattagtccaagGATTACAATCCCAGGATAACTTGGTCTGCGAACCAAATGACCCTCAGTTTTTTTGCCTTGTGATTGGCGAATTGCTTGAATTTCCTTGTGATACCTGATTTGACTGAATATCATAATCTTGCAGTGGTGTATCTGGTGAAGGCATTGGTGTTACTGTAGAGGGGTCTGCACCAATCACTGAGGAGGCTGTGGCTACTCCCCCTGCTGCTGATGCTAAGGTGTGATATTCTTTCCTATCTGTTCTGAATTGATATTTAGTTTATGTGGCCTTCTGATTCTTTTTGCTGCTGTTTGGATTGCATCACAGAGTGAATTTTCTTTTTGTGATCATCAGTCCCCTTATAGCTTCTAGTACAGCAATGCCACGTGAAAACTTTGAATTGACTGTGGCAAGTTAAATAATCTTCTCTCCTTTGTTTATCTGGACTCTAGGCGTCAGCtgctgaagaagaagatgatgatgacgttGACCTATTTGGtgaggaaactgaagaggaaaaGAAGGCTGCTGAAGAACGTGCTGCAGCAGTGAAGGCTTCAGGGAAGAAGAAGGAATGTAAGTTTGAATGTCCCGACTAAGAGTTTCAAGAACTTTTTTGACTTAAAAACTTGGAAAAACATGTGATATTAGTTAGTGGTGTCATTTCGGTGATGACTTCTTACCTTCTCATCACTAACTAAGTCAAACACAGAGGAGAAGCTTGCGGAAACTTTGAAGTTCATACTAAGCATGTACTGACATTGCTTTTGATCTCATTTGACTTCAGCTGGAAAGTCCTCAGTTCTCTTGGATGTCAAGCCTTGGGATGATGAGACTGATATGAAAAAGCTTGAAGAAGCTGTTCGAAGTGTTCAGTTGGAAGGATTGACTTATGGAGCATGTAAGCTTCTGTTCTTTGTTCTATTAATTTGAATTTTGTTTTTACTGGAATTATCTTTGCTCTATTGAGTTGAATTTTATTTTTACCGGTAAGTGCTGGGAGACAATTGCTTGTTCATCATTCCAATGCCTTCTAGCATTTCTTACTTGGATGCTCGTGTCTTATTACTCCATCAGTCCACTTGATCTAACCTGAATAGGAGGTTGTATTGATTAGTTGTtagattgttggtgtttgttgacAAGCATAACCATGTTTCATTTGCAGCCAAACTTGTTCCTGTTGGATATGGTATTAAGAAGTTGCAAATTATGCTTACCATTGTGGATGACTTGGTCTCTGTGGATGATCTCATTGAGAATTATCTCACGGTTGAACCTATCAATGAGTATGTTCAGAGCTGTGATATTGTTGCTTTCAACAAAATATGTAAGTATTAAGTTACATTTCACATATCATACATGTCATGTTATTTTTGGGCCTTCTGTTGATCATCTGTTTCTCTGCTTGTGACAGGATTTCTGATACACTCTGAAGTTTTGATGGAAATGGGTGGCTACTCTTACTGAAGAACAGCAATCAGTAGTTCTTTGTTACTTCTCCTTGTGTTGCtatttttgtttttcttgtcaaCTGATAAGGGCATCTGTTTTGCTACTTGTTTTGATCAATATTTACGATTGATAAGTATCGGTTTTGAGAAGACTTCACTTTGCTGTCGCTGGCTCTTTTCATTGACTTTAACAGTTTTTAAGTAGTTGTCTGCACTACCGCATCACTGAAAACCTCAGGCAATAACGGGATATAGGTGATATGTGGCGGTCATTGCATCATTAATGATGTATTCTTTCATGTACAAATACCGCATCACTAAAAGTCTCAGGCAATAACGTGATATAGGTGATATATAACGTTCATTGCATCATTAATGATGTAGTCTTTCATGTACAAATCTTGGAGATTCGGGTTCGCAGCTTAGCATTGAAAAAGAGGGTTGCATTGAAAAATATCAGATCATCTTTGTTGGGGGGCAGAGTTACTCAGTTGTCATTACATGTATTAATAAAAGCTATATTGATTCAACTTGACCCCCAATTATTTGTGGTGCATAAGGTAAATATATTATCATGCCTCACCTATATCTGAGTTATTGCCTGAGGCTTATAGTAATAGCTGAAATTTGGTCGTAGAAGAGCTGCAATTATATCTGGCACCCAAGTCATTACAATGACATGTCCACAACGTCTCACCCATAGTCCTCGTCATTGTTGCATGCACTCGGATTTGTTTGAATCACGTCTCAGTTGACAATGGCATGTTGGCCCTATGGTAAAAAAAGGGGTTGCCCAATGTCATTTAGCGCAATGTCTTCATCGTGGATGATCGTTCTAAGAGATTAAGCCTCGTGTCTCTCGCTGGCTCTCTTTTATGCATTTAGTATTCAAAACAACCCGATTACTCCAAATACAGAGTGTGGTTTTTTTCTTTCCTCTATTCCAATTGTTCCTTTTTGACAGGAATCGATAAGAAATAAAAAACATTTCAAGGCGATTCAGTTTCATACTAATGTAGTAGTATAGGAACTAATATTAGGAGTTTCtttttgtttattatatggaTGATCCGATCCGCAAGGACCATGATTGGGAATTGTTTTGATCGTCTTTCTCTGAGGAAGAGTCGAAATAGAATGAACTGTTCCTTATCATATCCATTGCATCTGAATTAAGCCAAGTTCAGACGACATACGAAAACATACCCCTCAAAGATTGAAGGTTAGCACACAAAACCATAATCACATATTTATGCCAAGGATGAGCAAATTTGTGGTATAACCACACATCAATGACGATCACTCCATGACttttaagaaagaaaaattgtgggggggagggggggggggtggtttGTGTGTGGTTTGATTGTAAGGGAAGCGGGATCCCATGCTACAGTACAACATCCACCAATGTCGCCATGTATATTAATACA
Coding sequences within it:
- the LOC132604453 gene encoding elongation factor 1-delta 1-like, whose amino-acid sequence is MAVAFHNLNSASGLKKLDEYLLTRSYISGYQASKDDITVYSSLAKAPSAEYVNASRWYKHIDALLRISGVSGEGIGVTVEGSAPITEEAVATPPAADAKASAAEEEDDDDVDLFGEETEEEKKAAEERAAAVKASGKKKESGKSSVLLDVKPWDDETDMKKLEEAVRSVQLEGLTYGASKLVPVGYGIKKLQIMLTIVDDLVSVDDLIENYLTVEPINEYVQSCDIVAFNKI